The DNA window CAACGGACGGTTTCCCACTCACGCTAACGACACGGCAGGACGTACGATCACCGCCTCAACCCGCCCGCCAACCTGTCTAGGACGCGTCCGTTTTGCTTGCCATCGTCTCCGTCACCTCGCCCATCTTCCTGTTGATCGCACTTGGATTCGCGGCGGTTCGGGCGGGTTGGATCCCGCGCGAGGGCGCGCTCGCCATGGGCCGCTACGCACTCTCCTTCGCCCTGCCGGCGCTGCTCTTCAATACGCTGTCGCAGCGTCCTCTGGACCAGATCATTGTGCCCGCGTTTCTGTTCGCCTATGTCGGCGGTTCGCTGATCGCCTACGCGCTCGGGCTGACGGCGGCCGCCGTCGCACGGCGCACGCATCCGCTGGACAATGCCTTTTTCGGCATGGGCGTCTCGATGTCGAACAGCGGCTATCTGGGCTATGCGCTGATCTCGCAGATCCTGGGGGCGGAGGCGCTGATCGCGGTCGCCATGTCGATCCTGACCGAGGTGCTGCTGATTCTGCCGCTGACCCTGATCCTGGCGGAATTGCATGACAGACGGGGCCGTCATGGCCTGGCGCGAACCCTGGGCAAGGTTGTGTTCCAGGTCGTCCGCAATCCGATCATGCTGGCGATCGCCGCCGGATTGTTGTTCGCCGCGCTTGGCTGGCGGCTGCCCGCCCTGCTCGGGCGCACGGTCGACATGCTGGCCGGTTCCGCGGCGGCGGTGGCGCTGTTCGCGATCGGCGGAACCCTGGCTGGACAACGGCTCCAGCATGGACTGGGGCCGGCCCTGGCCATCGCCGCCGGCAAGCTCCTGATTCACCCCGCTGCGGTGCTCCTGATGCTGTTCCTGGTTCCGGCCTTCGACCCCACGCTCACCCAGGCGGCGCTGATTCTGTCCGGGCTGCCGATGGTCACCATCTTCCCCCTGCTTGCCCAGCGCTATGGGCTGGGCGAACTGTGCGCATCCGCCCTGCTGATCACGACCCTGCTGTCCTTCTTCACCCTGAATCTGGGGCTCTGGATCCTCGGAAGCTGACAGCGCCCGCGGGATCGCTCGATCGGTTTCCACCCGTCGCGGGTTCAGTCCCGCACGTAAAAATGACGCCATTCAATTCCGCTAGCCGCTCGCAGCAGGTCGAATAGCGCATCGGTTGGCGTGGCCTCCCCCGGAAAGACCTCTTCAATCAAAATCGTCCGCCGTCCGAATCCGCCCTGTTCCTTCCAGTCCCACTGCCAGGGCGGACGGGTCTAGCCGCAGCTCGGACAAGTGCCCCTTGGTTCGGGTGGGTGACCGACCGCGCGACTCATGAACAGGTGTAAGGCGATCAGTTCGATGTCACGTTATATACAAATAACTATAGCGTAGCGTGGCATTCGCTCCATTCCCAGCCATCCATCGCCGAGTCTTTCTTCGGCTTGACTCTTATTCTTTTCTGAGACAAGCCTTTAACGGCTGGCGTGAGCACGGCAGAAAGATGGCATCGAATCTGCTTTGACAACTCCGTCCGCTGGGCTCGATCCCCCGATCTGGTTTCGCAATACGTTATGCCAAAAAAGTATAGCGATAGCCTGGATGAGCCAGTAATCCATTCGCTTCACTCAGAGGGTGTAGACAAAAATAATTGAGCTGCTATTTGTATACCAGTCTACAACTGAGCTGGTGTGCGCTGATGTCGAAAGCTGGTCGTCCCCCCAAGATTCACGAGGCGGAGCAAGCGGTATTGCGTCAAATTGTCACGGATCGCCCGACCTCCACGCTGTCAGAGATTGCCCGGGAACTCGCGGCACGGACGGGAATCGAGGCTCATGAAGCCACGATTCGCAAGTCCTTGCGGGAGGCGGGCGTCACGCGCCTCCGGGGCGAGAGTGGTCTCGAGGCGCAAGCGCGCGCAACGCCGCGTCGGTATGGGTATACGGATGCGCATCGTCGCCACGACCCCGACCAAAGCTACCCAAGTTGTCTGACCGATGCGGAGTGGGACTTGGTCGCCGCTCTCTTTGAGATGCCGGGCGGGCGGGGTCAACCGCCCCGCGTGTCGCGCCGGAGCATCCTGGAGGCGTGTTGCTACGTGGTGCGCACGGGGTGCGCGTGGCGGATGCTGCCGCACGATTTCGCGCCTTGGCAGAATGTCTACAAGACGTTTCGCCGTTGGAGTGCGGCTGGGAAGTTTGAGCAGATGCATGATCGACTGCGGGGGCAATGGCGCGAACGCGAGGGGCGTGAGATCGCGCCGACGGCGGCGGTGCTGGATGCGCAATCGACCCGCGGCTCGCCGCAGGGTGGACCGAGCGGCTTTGATGCGGGCAAGCAGGTCAAGGGGCGCAAGCGCAGCCTGGTGGTCGATACCTTGGGGTTCGTGTTGGCGGTGAGCGTGGTCGCGGCCAATCTTCAGGACCGCGATGCCGCCTCGGGCGCCGTCGCTGACGCGGCCGCCAAGTACCCCCAGATCAACACGCTGTTTGTCGATAGCGCCTACGCCGGTCAATTTGCCCAAACCACCGAGCAGACCCACGCGATCCGCGTGGAAGTCGTGCGCCATCCAGCCAACAAAAGCGTTGGCTCCTGGCACGTGGACGGGGCGCCTGACCGAGTGGTGATCGCCAACGCCGACGGCTTCGTTCCGCTGCCGAAGCGCTGGGTTGTCGAGCGCACCCATGCGTGGAATGAGCGTGCCCGTCGATTGATCATGCATCATGACCGTCTGCCAGCGGTCTCCGAAACCTGGGTTTGGCTGGCGGAGGCGCGCATCCTGCTGCGGCGGTTGACCACAACGGTTTGATTTTGTCTACACCCTCTGAGGGGGCGCGGATGAATTTTGCCTATTGGCTGCAACTGGCCGATCAGTCGGGCGGCATCCTCTATCTGATGGTGGGGCTGCTGACCGTGACGCTGACGGTTATCGCCGAGCGCAGCTGGGTGTTGCGTAGCCTGACACGTCAGGGCGAGGCACTGACCCAAGCCTTGGTCCCGGTCGCGATCGGGGACCGCGCAGGGCTCGAATGGATCCGCGACACGCAGGCCAGGCATCTCCATGGCGTGCTGCTGGAAACCACGCTGGCGCTGCCTCCAGCGGCCGAATCCCAGTTGGCCAACCGGCTCGACGAGGTCATTCTGCGCCATGTCCCGTTGCTCGACCGGCGTCTCTGGGTGCTGGATACCACGGTGACCCTGGCCCCCTTGCTCGGGCTGCTGGGAACCATCATTGGCATGTTCCACGCCTTCCATGTCCTGACCGAGCCGGGCGCGTCGCCGAACGCCGTCACCGGCGGGGTGGCCGAGGCCCTGGTCGCGACCGCCGCCGGGCTGCTGATCGCCGTCATCGGGCTGGTGTTCTTCAACGGACTCAGCGAACGGGTCCGGCTGGCGGTCCATCAACTCGAAACGCTCAAGGCGATGCTGGTCAACCGTTTCGGCCAACCGGACGTGGCGATCCCGCTGGTCCTGACCGACGGCTCTGGAGCGGGCTGATGCGCTATCTGCAGTCGCGTCGCAAGGCACGGATCGAGATCGTGCCCATGATCGACATCATGTTCTTTCTGCTGGTGTTCTTCATCCTGGTCACGCTCAACATGATCCCGGCCAGCGGGATCGACAGCCGGCTGCCGGGCAGTTCCAGCGCGGAGCGGCTGGAATCGCCGCAGGTCGTGATCGGTCTGGACGCGGCGGGGATGATCAGCGTCGATCGGCGGAGTCTGAACCTGGAGCAGCTCGCGGCGCTACTGCGCGACCGGGGCACGGAATCCCGCGTGGTCATCGCCGGGGCCGAAGAGGCGGCGCTCGGCGATCTGATCGCGGTCATGGACACCTGTCGCCATGTGGGCATCAGTCGTATCGGCATTGCGACCCGGGAGCCGGAGGCGTGACACGCGCCGCCGCGCCACTGCCCAGCCTGCCGCTGTGGCTGGCCGCCGCCATCGCGATGGTGGCCGAAGGCGCGATGCTGGCGGGACTCGCCGCCTGGCCGTCGCCGCGCGATCTCCAGGCCCCGAGCGCCCCGATCGAAGTCAGTTTGGTTTCCGTCCCCGTGCTGGCCGAACCCGCTGCGGCTGGTGCGGCGGGCGGCCTTTCTTCCGTGGCGGAGCCGGAATCGGAACCTGAGCCGGACCCGACTCCGCCGCCCCCTTCAGAACCCGAGCCGGTCGTTCCGGAGACGCCGCCGGAGCTAGCCGATTCGGAGCCGACCGACCCGGAACCTATGGTCGCCGCCGCGCCGAAACCGCAGCCAAAGCCCAAGGTCGAGGTCAAGCCGATACCCAAACCGAAGCCGATCGCCAAAACCAAACCGAAACCGGTGTCGTCGCCGCAACCGGACAGGCGTCTCGCCAAGGCCGATCCAGGGACCGCAAGCAACCCCGGATCGCCCGGCAAGGGAAGCGCAGCGGGCGCCGCCAGCGGCCAGGATCGGGCTGCCAGCAGCGGCCCCACGTCGCCTGCGGCCTATCTGAACAATCCCGCGCCCGGCTATCCGGACACGGCACGCCGTGCGCGTCAGGAGGGCACGGTCTATTTGCGCGTGCTGGTCACGACTGGCGGCAGGGCCAGCGACGTCCAGCTCGCCGGCTCCTCGGGCGTCTCCAGCCTCGATCAGTCCGCTATCCGTGCGGTCAAACGCTGGCGCTTCAAACCCGCCCGCCAGAAGGGGCAGCCGATCACGGTCTGGGTGCGGATCCCCATCCGGTTCAAGCTCAATCAATAACCCACGACTCGCCTGGCCCTGCCAAGCGGTTTTCAGATCGTCAAACGATGAAGGAAGTTGTCCGATGCACAGTGCTCTTCGCCCTCCCTTTCCCTACCGTCGCACCCTGCTGGCGACGGCGCTGGTCCTCGCCGGCACCGCCCAGTCCGCCGAGCTGGTCGATATGACCGGTCGCCGCGTCCAAATCCCCGACCGGGTGGATCGGATCTTCGCCGCCACGCCGCCCATCGTCCCGCTGGTCTATGCCATCGATCCCGGCAAGCTCGTGACCCTGAGTTTCCCCTTCCAGCCCGAGGATGCCGTCTATGTCCCGCCGGCGGTGATGAAGCTGCCGATCGTCGGACGCTACACGGGCGAAGGCCCGCCGCCGAATCCGGCGATTCTGGCCAAGGCCGCGCCCCAACTCACCATCGCCTGGGACATGCCGTTCATCGACGCCACGCGGGTCGAGGACAGCTTCCGCTGGCTCGGCACGCCCGGCCTCTTCGTTCACCTCGCGCGACTGGCCGACTATCCCGCCGCCCTGGAATTGGTCGGCCAGGCCATCGGCGCGGAGGCACGCGCCACCCAGCTTGCCAACGCCATCCGCGAGGCCATGACCCGCGTCGAGCAGGCGGTGGGAACGATCCCGGACGGCGAGCGCAAGCGGGTCTACTTCGCCGAAGGTCCGGAGGGTCTGCTCACCGAATGCGCCGATTCCTTCCATGCCGAGGTCATCGGCCTGGCGGGTGGCGAGAACGTCATGGACTGCAAGACCCAGGCGATGTGCGGACGCGAAAAGGTCACGCTGGAACAGCTCAAGACGCTCGACCCCGATGCCATCCTGACCGACGACGCCCGGTTCCTCGCCCGCGTCAAGACCGATCCGACTTGGGGCGAGCTGCGCGCGGTGCGTGAGGGACAGGTCCATCTGGCGCCCACCAAGTCTTTCAACTGGCTGGGACGCCCGCCGTCCTTCATGCGCGCGCTGGCCATCCAGTGGTTCGCCAATCGGCTCTATCCGGAGCGCTTCCCCTGGGATGCCGACTTGGAGATCACGTCCTTCTACGGGCTCTTCCTGGGCGTGACGTCGGATGTCGTGAATGTGCGCGACATCCTCGGACAGGGCTGAGTCCTTGCCGCCTATCGTGATATGAATTTAGAGCGAACGAATATGAACCACACCAGACATACAGCCACCGGGCTGTGCCTGACTCTCTGTCTGCTGCCCCTCGCGATCGGGGCCACGGCCGAGACGACGCCCGAGTTGCCGATGGTGACCGTCACCGCCGATGAACAGGCACTTCCCGACCTCGGCGCGACCGCCACGGTCACGCGGCTCGATGCCCGCGCCGTGCGCGCGGCGGCCGGTCCGTCCGCGTCATCGCCGTTCAAGGCCATCGCCGACACGCCGTCGGTCAATTTCCAGAGTGCCGACCCCCATGGTCTGACCGAGGTCGGGTTTCACGAAACCATCAAGATCCGCGGTGTCGGTCAGACCGGCCCCTCCTCCTCGCGCAACATCGATGACTTGCCCATCACCGTCAATCCTGGCGGCAGCAAGGGCATTCTGGATCTGGAAAACATCTCCGAGATCAGCGTTTACCGGGGCGCGGCACCGGTGAATAAATCACTGGGCTTCAGCAATCTGCCGGGCAAAATCAATCTGACGACGCTCGGACCCCAGGCGACCGCCGCCAGCCAGCTCAGGCTGGAGGGCGGCAGCGACGATTTCAAACGGCTCTTCTTCCGGCAGGATACCGGCCAGCACGGACCCTTCTCCGGATTTTTGTCGGGGAGCCTCAACGCGGGCGACAAATGGAAGGGTGAAGGCGACTTCGAGCGGCAGAACCTCTTCGGCGGGATGGCCCTGGATGGCGGCGCGGCCTGGCAGGCCGAACTCTATGCCGGCTACAGCCAGGACGAGCGCCACAACTATCGCTTCTTCGATTACGCCACCGCCAGCAACTTCGCCAACTTCGAGCGCGACTGGTCGAACGATCCAACGCGCGTCGATCATTACGACTACAACCGTCAGGCATTCATCGATCGCTTCGTCTACGCCAATCTGCGCCTGCGCCTGGCCGAGGACATGCAGCTTTCGATCAAGCCCTATTACCTCAACGAGTCCGGCAACTACTGGTTCAGCGCGATCAATGCCACGGATGCGACCAAGAGCCGGGTGATCGATTGGATGATCGACCATGAAAACCTGGGCGTGCTGACCCGTCTGGACTGGCAACTGACACCCACCCAGAGCCTTCAACCGGGGTTCTGGATCCAGAGCCAGGAGCCGCCCGGCCCGCCATCCACCCAGCAGAAGTACAGGGTTACCAACTCGGGGCTGGTCTTCGATGGCTGGCAGATGCTGTCCGACAACGATCCGCACCGGCTGCTGTCGCCTTATGTCACTTATCAGGGAACCTTCGACCGGCTCAACGTCGAGGCCGGACTGCGGTACGTCAATCTGCGCCTGGGCGCGCTCACCGCCTACAGCGCTACCGGCAAGGCGGCCACGCTGACGGATCCCGACGCCGCGCGCGCGGCCGGCGGCGTCGATCCCATGGCCTCGGCCGACGCCAAGACCTTCGACGAGTGGCTGCCCTACCTGGGCGTGACCTGGACCCTCGACCCCACGACCAGCCTGTTCGCCCGGCTGGGACGCAGTTACGGGCTGGATGTCAATCTCTTCCCCTATTACTACGTCCAGAAGGCGCAGTTCGTGCGGAAAGGCGTGAGCTTCCAGTCGCTCTGGGATCGGCTGGAGTTGGAGACGGCCAACAACATCGATCTTGGATTGCGGCATGCGCGGGACAACTGGGATGTCGGCCTCACGACTTTTTACGCCCGGCACTACAACAAGCAATCCACCATCTACGACCCTGCCATCGGTGTGCGCTATCCCTGGAACGCAGCCGACGCGGACCGTTACGGGATCGAACTCGAAGGCAACCTGCGGATCAGCCCGGCCTGGCGCCTGACCGGCAACTACACCTGGAACCGCTTCCGCTATCTGGAAGACCTCGCGCTGTCCTCGACCGCCACCATCGCCTGCGAAGACAAGCAGGTGGTGGACGCCCCCGAGCACATGCTCAAGCTTGGCGCGCGGTATGACCATCAGGCCTGAGGCATCGGCCTCGACGCACGCTATATCGGCGAGCGCTATGGCGACGTGCTCAACGAAGAGCGGGTCGATGCGGTGACCCTGGTCGACGTCCTGGCGCAGTACCGCCTGACCCGCGCGCTGACGCTCTCGCTGAATGTGCTGAATCTCTTCGACCGCGAATACATCGGCCCGATCAGCGCCGCGGACGACGCCATCGCCGCCTACACCGCCGCCCTCAACGGGGTGACCGGCAACGGTTCGACCTACCAATACGGCGCGCCGCGCACGCTCTATGTCGGGCTGTCGGCCCAGTTCTGAGCCAAGGAGAGCGTCCATGCGCGTCATCACTCTCATCCTCACGCTTTTTCTGTCCCTCTCGGTCTCGGCCGAGCCGCTGCTGATCGCCGCCAGTGCCGGCTACAAAAAGCCCCTGATGGAGATCTATGACGCCTTCGGCCAATCCTACGGAACCAAGGTCGAGGCGATCTTCGGCAACCTGCAACAGGTGCTGGCCCAGACGCGCGACAGCGGCCGGGTCGATCTGGTGGTCGGCGAGCAGGCGTTTCTCGCCCGGACCGGGCTGTTCGGGCGCGACATCGCCCTCGGGACCGGACGGCTGGTGCTGGCCTATGGCGCGCGGCGTCTGAGCGGGTATCAGGCGTTGACCGACACCAAGGTCGAGCGCATCGCGCTGCCCGATCCCAAGAAGGCGATCTACGGTCAGGCCGCGACCCAGTTCCTGGAGCGCAGCGGGCTGATGCCGGCGATCAAGGGCAAGCTGATGACCCTGGCGACGGTCCCGCAGGTCTCCGCCTATCTGGCGGCAGGAACGGTGGACGCGGGCTTCATCAACATCACCGATGCGCTGGGGCTCAAGGATAAGCTCGCCGGCTACGATGAGATCCCCGTCGACCTCTATGATCCGCCGGTTATCGTCCTGGCTTTCCCCAAGGATCGGCCCGAATCGGAAGCGGCCAAGGCGTTCGCGGCCTTTTTGGGCACCGCCGAGTCCAGGGCGATCCTGACCCGGTACGGCCTCTGATGACGCACCTGCTCGACTGCGCGCCGAGCGCCCTGCTACTGAGTCTCCAGGTGGCCGGCGTGGTGCTGGTCCTCTTTCTGGTGGCCGGCATCGCGCTGGGCTACGCGCTCAGTCAGCCGATCCCGCTGCGCGGACTGCTGGACGCGCTGGTCTCGCTGCCGCTGGTGTTTCCGCCGATCGCCATCGGCTTCTTCCTGCTGATGCTGTTCGGTCGGCAGGGCGCGCTCGGCGCTCCGCTGCACGCGCGGCTGGGCTGGGATCTGGTGTTCTCCTTCCCGGCACTGGTGCTGGCCGCCTTCATCGCCGGTCTGCCGCTGGTGGTCAAGCCGATCCAGTCGGCCATCGAGGGTCAGGCCCGCGAGCTGATCGAGGTCTCCTACACGCTCGGCAAGGGCCGTTGGGAGACGCTCTTTCTGGTCGTGATCCCGGTGATCCGGCGGCACATCGCCGCCGGTCTCACCCTGGGGGTCGGGCGCTCCTTCGGCGAGGTCGGCATCACCCTGATGCTCGGCGGCAACATCCTGGGTTCGACCGAGACTCTGTCGCTGGCCATCTACAATCGGGTGCTCGACGGCGATTTCGACTGCGCCACTCGCCTCTCGGTGCTGCTTGGGGTGCTGTCGTTGGGGCTCTTCACGCTGCTGCGGCGGCTGGGACGGCTCTGATGCGATGTTGCGATGACAATCTCGATGTTGGCCTCGAAGCCTCTCTCGACTTCAGCCGCCCCGGCTTTCGTCTGCGCCTGGATCTCTGCGTGCCGCCGACCGGCGTCACCGCCCTGATCGGCCCGTCCGGGTGCGGAAAAAGCACGCTGCTGAGGCTCCTGGCCGGACTGGAGATCCACGCCGCCGGTCATATCCGGCACGGCGATCGGACGTGGCTCGACCGCGCCCACCGAATCGATCTGGCCCCACGCCACCGGCGTGTCGGGCTTCTGTTTCAGGAGTACGCGCTTTTCCCCCATCTGAGCGTCGCCGGCAACATCGCTTACGGATTGCCGCGCGGCCGCGACCGGGAGGCGGCGGTCGCGTTCTGGCTGGCGCGCCTTCAGCTCGACGGACTGGCCGCGCGTCGACCGGAGACGCTCTCGGGCGGACAGCGCCAGCGCGTCGCCCTGGCCCGCGCCCTGGCATCCGAGCCGGCTGTGCTGCTGCTCGATGAGCCCTTTTCCGCCGTCGACTGCAGTCTGCGCCAATCGCTGCGGCTGCTGTTTCAGGAGGTGCTCGCCGACCGCTCGGTGCCGACGATCCTGGTGACGCACGACCTGGAAGACGTCCGTCTGATCGCCGACCGGGTCGGCGTCCTCATCGACGGCGAACTGCGCCAGATCGGACCCACACATGAGATCTTCGCCCGGCCGATCGATGCCGAGACCGCGCGCGTGCTCGGCTGGCACAACCTTCTGTCGGTGTCGTCCTGGGATCGTCAGACGGCACACGGAGCCTGGGGGGCTTTGCGGCTCGGGCCGCACGAGCCGAGCAGGCGAGCGGACGCCATCGCCATCCTGCCCGATGGTCCGAGACTCAACGCAGAGCGGGGCTTGCCGGTCGAGGTCGCCCGTGTCTCTGACATGGGCGGTTATCAGGCCCTGTTCTGCCGGTTGACCGACCGTTCGCTACTACGGATCCATCTGGCCCAAGCCGC is part of the Thiocystis violascens DSM 198 genome and encodes:
- a CDS encoding MotA/TolQ/ExbB proton channel family protein; protein product: MNFAYWLQLADQSGGILYLMVGLLTVTLTVIAERSWVLRSLTRQGEALTQALVPVAIGDRAGLEWIRDTQARHLHGVLLETTLALPPAAESQLANRLDEVILRHVPLLDRRLWVLDTTVTLAPLLGLLGTIIGMFHAFHVLTEPGASPNAVTGGVAEALVATAAGLLIAVIGLVFFNGLSERVRLAVHQLETLKAMLVNRFGQPDVAIPLVLTDGSGAG
- a CDS encoding energy transducer TonB; this encodes MTRAAAPLPSLPLWLAAAIAMVAEGAMLAGLAAWPSPRDLQAPSAPIEVSLVSVPVLAEPAAAGAAGGLSSVAEPESEPEPDPTPPPPSEPEPVVPETPPELADSEPTDPEPMVAAAPKPQPKPKVEVKPIPKPKPIAKTKPKPVSSPQPDRRLAKADPGTASNPGSPGKGSAAGAASGQDRAASSGPTSPAAYLNNPAPGYPDTARRARQEGTVYLRVLVTTGGRASDVQLAGSSGVSSLDQSAIRAVKRWRFKPARQKGQPITVWVRIPIRFKLNQ
- a CDS encoding ExbD/TolR family protein, with the translated sequence MRYLQSRRKARIEIVPMIDIMFFLLVFFILVTLNMIPASGIDSRLPGSSSAERLESPQVVIGLDAAGMISVDRRSLNLEQLAALLRDRGTESRVVIAGAEEAALGDLIAVMDTCRHVGISRIGIATREPEA
- a CDS encoding ABC transporter substrate-binding protein; protein product: MHSALRPPFPYRRTLLATALVLAGTAQSAELVDMTGRRVQIPDRVDRIFAATPPIVPLVYAIDPGKLVTLSFPFQPEDAVYVPPAVMKLPIVGRYTGEGPPPNPAILAKAAPQLTIAWDMPFIDATRVEDSFRWLGTPGLFVHLARLADYPAALELVGQAIGAEARATQLANAIREAMTRVEQAVGTIPDGERKRVYFAEGPEGLLTECADSFHAEVIGLAGGENVMDCKTQAMCGREKVTLEQLKTLDPDAILTDDARFLARVKTDPTWGELRAVREGQVHLAPTKSFNWLGRPPSFMRALAIQWFANRLYPERFPWDADLEITSFYGLFLGVTSDVVNVRDILGQG
- a CDS encoding ABC transporter ATP-binding protein; the protein is MRCCDDNLDVGLEASLDFSRPGFRLRLDLCVPPTGVTALIGPSGCGKSTLLRLLAGLEIHAAGHIRHGDRTWLDRAHRIDLAPRHRRVGLLFQEYALFPHLSVAGNIAYGLPRGRDREAAVAFWLARLQLDGLAARRPETLSGGQRQRVALARALASEPAVLLLDEPFSAVDCSLRQSLRLLFQEVLADRSVPTILVTHDLEDVRLIADRVGVLIDGELRQIGPTHEIFARPIDAETARVLGWHNLLSVSSWDRQTAHGAWGALRLGPHEPSRRADAIAILPDGPRLNAERGLPVEVARVSDMGGYQALFCRLTDRSLLRIHLAQAAQCPEPGTQTRLDVPEDTIISLPTRWHGPICVDPIGSLPLRGCMHHPLDTAVHF
- a CDS encoding TonB-dependent receptor, whose product is MLNEERVDAVTLVDVLAQYRLTRALTLSLNVLNLFDREYIGPISAADDAIAAYTAALNGVTGNGSTYQYGAPRTLYVGLSAQF
- a CDS encoding TonB-dependent receptor domain-containing protein produces the protein MNHTRHTATGLCLTLCLLPLAIGATAETTPELPMVTVTADEQALPDLGATATVTRLDARAVRAAAGPSASSPFKAIADTPSVNFQSADPHGLTEVGFHETIKIRGVGQTGPSSSRNIDDLPITVNPGGSKGILDLENISEISVYRGAAPVNKSLGFSNLPGKINLTTLGPQATAASQLRLEGGSDDFKRLFFRQDTGQHGPFSGFLSGSLNAGDKWKGEGDFERQNLFGGMALDGGAAWQAELYAGYSQDERHNYRFFDYATASNFANFERDWSNDPTRVDHYDYNRQAFIDRFVYANLRLRLAEDMQLSIKPYYLNESGNYWFSAINATDATKSRVIDWMIDHENLGVLTRLDWQLTPTQSLQPGFWIQSQEPPGPPSTQQKYRVTNSGLVFDGWQMLSDNDPHRLLSPYVTYQGTFDRLNVEAGLRYVNLRLGALTAYSATGKAATLTDPDAARAAGGVDPMASADAKTFDEWLPYLGVTWTLDPTTSLFARLGRSYGLDVNLFPYYYVQKAQFVRKGVSFQSLWDRLELETANNIDLGLRHARDNWDVGLTTFYARHYNKQSTIYDPAIGVRYPWNAADADRYGIELEGNLRISPAWRLTGNYTWNRFRYLEDLALSSTATIACEDKQVVDAPEHMLKLGARYDHQA
- a CDS encoding AEC family transporter; this translates as MLAIVSVTSPIFLLIALGFAAVRAGWIPREGALAMGRYALSFALPALLFNTLSQRPLDQIIVPAFLFAYVGGSLIAYALGLTAAAVARRTHPLDNAFFGMGVSMSNSGYLGYALISQILGAEALIAVAMSILTEVLLILPLTLILAELHDRRGRHGLARTLGKVVFQVVRNPIMLAIAAGLLFAALGWRLPALLGRTVDMLAGSAAAVALFAIGGTLAGQRLQHGLGPALAIAAGKLLIHPAAVLLMLFLVPAFDPTLTQAALILSGLPMVTIFPLLAQRYGLGELCASALLITTLLSFFTLNLGLWILGS
- the modA gene encoding molybdate ABC transporter substrate-binding protein — encoded protein: MRVITLILTLFLSLSVSAEPLLIAASAGYKKPLMEIYDAFGQSYGTKVEAIFGNLQQVLAQTRDSGRVDLVVGEQAFLARTGLFGRDIALGTGRLVLAYGARRLSGYQALTDTKVERIALPDPKKAIYGQAATQFLERSGLMPAIKGKLMTLATVPQVSAYLAAGTVDAGFINITDALGLKDKLAGYDEIPVDLYDPPVIVLAFPKDRPESEAAKAFAAFLGTAESRAILTRYGL
- a CDS encoding IS5 family transposase, with translation MSKAGRPPKIHEAEQAVLRQIVTDRPTSTLSEIARELAARTGIEAHEATIRKSLREAGVTRLRGESGLEAQARATPRRYGYTDAHRRHDPDQSYPSCLTDAEWDLVAALFEMPGGRGQPPRVSRRSILEACCYVVRTGCAWRMLPHDFAPWQNVYKTFRRWSAAGKFEQMHDRLRGQWREREGREIAPTAAVLDAQSTRGSPQGGPSGFDAGKQVKGRKRSLVVDTLGFVLAVSVVAANLQDRDAASGAVADAAAKYPQINTLFVDSAYAGQFAQTTEQTHAIRVEVVRHPANKSVGSWHVDGAPDRVVIANADGFVPLPKRWVVERTHAWNERARRLIMHHDRLPAVSETWVWLAEARILLRRLTTTV
- a CDS encoding molybdate ABC transporter permease subunit, with the translated sequence MTHLLDCAPSALLLSLQVAGVVLVLFLVAGIALGYALSQPIPLRGLLDALVSLPLVFPPIAIGFFLLMLFGRQGALGAPLHARLGWDLVFSFPALVLAAFIAGLPLVVKPIQSAIEGQARELIEVSYTLGKGRWETLFLVVIPVIRRHIAAGLTLGVGRSFGEVGITLMLGGNILGSTETLSLAIYNRVLDGDFDCATRLSVLLGVLSLGLFTLLRRLGRL